AGTAGAGAATTAGGGGTAGATGCCCGGGTTTTGAGATATGCAAGATCCTGGCGATCGCTTCCTTTAAAATATGGGAACTGGTAGGGGAGGCTTGTTTCCCCCTCTAGGGCCAAAAGAACATTATTATAATAATAACAACTACCCCTTTTAAAGCCCAAATGGTGTTACTCTATGCATACAAACAACTTTCTGCATATAAACCTAGTTTTTTCTTAATTTAACTTACATGTTAGTAACTTTTCTACGTTAAAATACTTGCTAAGTACTTCTGACAAAACTACTCAATCTTACTTGTTTTGCTAGGTTGCCTAGGGAGTTAGCTTTCGTCTTTCCGCTGCGCATTGATTGCTGCTTGATTATTCCCTAAAGGTGAAGATAACATCAAAATaattcctcctattttctcctcttcttACTCTGATAATCATTCCGATATACGCTAGTGCTAGATACTGATCTAGGGCATGGCACTATATTGCTTAAGTGTGGACGTCCGAGGGGTGGTCTCCACAGCTGGGAGCTGAGTTCCTGCGCCGCGGGGCCATGTGTCGTCATGTCCCCTGCTCCGACCGCCAGGCCCCTAtgtgccgccccctccccctccccccgtgGAGAAAGAGAAAAGGTGAGAGGAATggataaggagagagggagggtggAGGGAAGGGGTAACAGGAGAGGGAGTAGGTGAGAAAAGCTTCAACCAATGGGAGGGCTCGGTTTTGGAGGCAGGGATCACTAACGTGGCAAGGTGTATTTCTTCCATAACCTTATAACGATTTTTTGAACCACTAaacaattttaaataaaaaattttgACAACTAGAAAGTTTTAAATTTCATCAatatctacaattttgatataaagttcaTTTTCATTCGAAATCATATGAAAAGGTTATAAATTTTTTTGCACGGGACCATTTCTAGGGGTGGGTCAAGCCATCACCCGCGCCTAGAAATGATTTCCAGGAGCGGGTGGTGCCATCACCTGCCCCTACAATTATCtttccattttttcttttaaaataattttttgagctattaaatgatctcaaatgcaaaagttgtcaactaTAAAGTTTTAAGTCTCGTTGAGCtttacaattttgatataaagtttgtattcattcgaaatcatatgaaaaagtttgtattaaaaCTCATTCACATATGCTTACACTTATACTCATGCATTCATATATACTCACAcaagtttgtattaaaaaaatacatctATTAAACTCATTCACATATGCTCACACTTATACTCATGCATTCACATATACTTACACGTTAACATATACTCATGCATATActcatttatttatatatacatGCCAACCTTAAAGTGTTAGGTCtcatcgagctctacaattttgatataaagctTCTCTATAGTcgaagtcatttgaaaatttAGCAAGTCTatatttcaaaactagagaacttataatgatattttgaagTATTAAACAATCTGAGCTATACTTCTTTGATATAGAGCATTTTTACATCCGAGGTCAtttgaaaaattttaaaattcaagatttcaaaattagagAGCTTAGAATGACTTTTTGAACTACTAAataatttcaaatgaaaaatttgtcaactacaaagttttatcTGATCGTCTATaactttgatataaagtttatattcatccgagatcatatgaaaaagtttgtattcaaaaaatacatctTTTAAACTTAATCCTTCTAATCCttaacatcaaatgaaaaacttgtATATTTGTGACCACATACATATACTCACATACTTACACATATGCTCATTTATTTACTCATATATATTTAGATCTCATTGTGAGTTACCACTTTCGTATAGAGCTTCTTTTCTATATCCGAAGTCATTTAAAAAACTCAAAAATTGtagatttcaaaactagagaacgtataataatattttgaaGTACTAAACAATCTTGAATTGAAAACTTGTGAACTTCAAAGTTTTAGGTCTCGTCGAACTCTACAAGTTTGATGCAGAGCTTATCTATAGCCaaagtcatttgaaaattcaaaaattttagatTTCAAACTAGAGAACGTATAATAACATTTTTAAGTATTAAACAATCTTAAATTGAAAAacttgtcaactacaaagttttataTCTCGTCGAGgtatacaattttgatataaagtttgtcttcATTCGagatcatatgaaaaagttaCGAATTTATTTTGACGCAACAATTTACAAGAGTGGGTcatgccatcacccgcccctggaaaagAATTTTTAGGGGCGGGTCATGGGGTGACCCACCCTTGGAAAAAGATTTGCAGGGACCATTTCCACGGGCGGGTGACGGCATCACCCGCTCCTGAAAAGAGCATTTTCGGGGGCGGGTGACAGCCTCACCCCTGGAAATAGCTCCCATTTCCAAGGGCAGGTCGCCATGTGGCCCGTCCCTACAAATGCTTCTCCAGGGGCGGGCCAGATGTTACAATAACCCTCCTCGTTTTGTAAGTGTGGGTGGCAATTTCGTCCACCCTAGAAAAAAATGGAGCACCCCTACAAAtcgtttttctagtagtgttttAACTCAAGTATGGGAGGATAATTGCCTACATCAACGAGagctactccatccgtttcaaattgtaggtcgttttagtttttttaggcTTATagatatttagatgcataataatatctatgaactttaaaaaagtcaaaacgaactGCAATCTTATGAAttttaaaaaagtcaaaactaaCTGCAAtgtggaacggagggagtacaagccGCCAAGCCTACAGCTAACAAGCCCTAACCTCCTCCGCTGACCGTCGGGCGTTAAAgtttaccttttttttcatTCAGATTCAGATAGGAAGGCTCGTTTGATCTAGCCGcttgaagaaggaaggaaaaagaaaggaagaaattaAAGAACGGCCCCACCTGGAAGGAAAGAACCTCCTGTTCAAACTGGAAAAACCAAACCAATTTGAAGTCCACCGAAGCCCACGGTGATAACTCGGCCCAACAATCCCACGTGTGTGCGTTAAAGTTTACCGAAGCCCACGGTGCAAATACGGCCCAACAATCCCCACGTGTGTGCTTCGCTTTGAAGTCCAGCACCTAGGCCGACGGTGCTAGTTCGCCCCACAATAGGTCCACGCGTGGAGTCAAATCAGCCCGTTTCTTCTGCTACCTCCGCGGGGGAGGGAGTAGGCTACACTGCTACACACGGACTGACGGACACGATCACACGATGCATGCTAAAAGCCTGAAAGCCATGGCATGTTGTCCGCACGCTTCAAGAAAAAGAAGTCCGCACAGGCGGTTCGAAGAGAGAAGGATTATTGGTTTGATAAGAATCACAAGGCGACGGCCGAGGGGAACAAAAGGAAACAGCTCCTACCAGATTCAGGTTGCCAGTCTTGAGACCCTGAATAGCACTGATTCAGGTGCTCGTTTACTACAAATTACAAGCAGAAAGAGAAGATGGAGACCAATGTTGTATGCAGCGCTTCTTGTTGCTGCTTCCATTTAGTTTGCTGCTTGGCCGAAACACTGGAACACGACTGTTTCCCATCACTCTCTCAGCAATCTGAATTCTGGAAGATGCTTCAGTTCAGGTCCAGACATTAGATTTCGTGTGCAATTATAATATAGTAATTTCACaagagggaaaaaaacactTTCCTATCTGCTTGTCGCAGCAGATACATACTGCAAAACAGACACATGACAATAGATACAAGGAACAACGGTGCCGACCCCATCATACGAAAGTGTTCACACGAAGGCAAACAGTCTTAACAGCCACCGAGTATTCACAAGTAAGCAGAAAGAAATGCGTTTAAGGCTCCCTCCATTCAACTGCAACAAGCAAAGCAGAGTTCAAGACAAACGGTAATAGGCCAAGCACTAACTTCATATCTTCCATGCCAGAAACATCATCTTACATAAAGGTGATGAAACAGGGTACTAAACTACAGGTGCAAATTCGATGAACCCACAAGGAGTTAACAGCAAGTCCGAAAATTTCATCCATGTGAATGCACTGACTGACGACTACACCACCCCGAATATTTCCTTCACCTAATAGACTAGTAATAGACGATACTACCCAGCATTCAAAGCTAGAATCAAGATGAACTTGTGAACACATTATGGCTTGGGTGACTGTCCAACGTCTTCCCAGTTGCAAAAACTAGTACCCAACAGAACAAGATAACCAGTGAAGACGCGACACCATTTATGCCCTGACAGCCTAAAGACAACCCTACTCGCGCTCGATCTGAATGGTGACATGGCTGATGTTGTACTCCGTCTTGATGTACCCAATCACCTTGTCAAGGATCTGATCAGCATCAGCTTCCCTTGCGATTGTTACATGGCATGCTAGAAGCACCTTCCCCACTGTGATGGCCCAGATGTGAAGCTCGTGGACGGCAACCACACCATCCATCTCACAGAGCCCCCTCTCGAGCCTGGTGGCATCAATCTCACGGGGAGTGCTCTCCATCAGTACTTCAAGAATGTTGCGCAGCATCCTGATTGTGGTGAACAGTACAACCACAGAGAAGATGAGGGTGCAGATGAGATCAATGATCTTCCACTCAGGCTTATACCAGATGAGAGCCCCACCGATCATGACCCCGACGCTCTGGATGGAATCCCCAATCACGTGAAGATAAGCACTGTGTACATTGATATTGCGGCGAGGCTTCTTAGCAGCTTTGGCAGCAGATTGGGTACCCTCACAACCAGCTTCATGCTTAAGCAATGGTTCCTCAGCATCATGATGTTGTCCAGTgcttgggtggtggtggtgatgggtgGTGACAGTAATAGAACTTCCATGGCTGTGCTCATGGCGATGCACATGGCCCTGCTCTTGTTCTTCATGGTGTGAATGGTCATCTGAATCACCATGGCCATGGTCATGCGAATGTCCATGACCATGGCTGTGTCCATGGCCATGTCCATGGTCATGCCCTAGCAGTACAGCCATTATGATGTTGACAAACAATCCAAAAGCTGATACAGCAAACATGAGGGAGCCCTGCACCTCGTCGCTCTCATTAATGAGCCTTACAATAGCTTCATATACGAGTATGCCAGCAAGCAGCCATATGAGCTGAATGGAGACCAATGCACCAAGAATCTCAATCCGGAAGAACCCGTAAGACTGCTGTGGTGTTGCTTCCCATCCAGCAGCCCAGAGAGAGAATAACGATATGGCAAATGCTGCCACATCAGAAAGAAGATGAGCTGCATCAGTTAAgattgcaagactgtttgcttTAATGCCTCCAACCACTTCCACTGTCATGAATATGATACAAAGGATCACAGCAATTATAAGCTTCCTCATGGATGCAAATCTCTCCTTGGCATCTTTCGAGGTGTTACTGGCATCAGAGAAATCACAGGCAGCACCTCTGCAGATTTTGTTCCCTGCTGCTCCAGAAGCTGATGGTGAGATATCCATTTTCACTT
This sequence is a window from Setaria italica strain Yugu1 chromosome III, Setaria_italica_v2.0, whole genome shotgun sequence. Protein-coding genes within it:
- the LOC101786284 gene encoding metal tolerance protein 1 isoform X2 is translated as MESHNSSHHQIAEVKMDISPSASGAAGNKICRGAACDFSDASNTSKDAKERFASMRKLIIAVILCIIFMTVEVVGGIKANSLAILTDAAHLLSDVAAFAISLFSLWAAGWEATPQQSYGFFRIEILGALVSIQLIWLLAGILVYEAIVRLINESDEVQGSLMFAVSAFGLFVNIIMAVLLGHDHGHGHGHSHGHGHSHDHGHGDSDDHSHHEEQEQGHVHRHEHSHGSSITVTTHHHHHPSTGQHHDAEEPLLKHEAGCEGTQSAAKAAKKPRRNINVHSAYLHVIGDSIQSVGVMIGGALIWYKPEWKIIDLICTLIFSVVVLFTTIRMLRNILEVLMESTPREIDATRLERGLCEMDGVVAVHELHIWAITVGKVLLACHVTIAREADADQILDKVIGYIKTEYNISHVTIQIERE
- the LOC101786284 gene encoding metal tolerance protein 1 isoform X1, giving the protein MMESHNSSHHQIAEVKMDISPSASGAAGNKICRGAACDFSDASNTSKDAKERFASMRKLIIAVILCIIFMTVEVVGGIKANSLAILTDAAHLLSDVAAFAISLFSLWAAGWEATPQQSYGFFRIEILGALVSIQLIWLLAGILVYEAIVRLINESDEVQGSLMFAVSAFGLFVNIIMAVLLGHDHGHGHGHSHGHGHSHDHGHGDSDDHSHHEEQEQGHVHRHEHSHGSSITVTTHHHHHPSTGQHHDAEEPLLKHEAGCEGTQSAAKAAKKPRRNINVHSAYLHVIGDSIQSVGVMIGGALIWYKPEWKIIDLICTLIFSVVVLFTTIRMLRNILEVLMESTPREIDATRLERGLCEMDGVVAVHELHIWAITVGKVLLACHVTIAREADADQILDKVIGYIKTEYNISHVTIQIERE